Proteins encoded within one genomic window of Granulicella pectinivorans:
- a CDS encoding antitoxin Xre/MbcA/ParS toxin-binding domain-containing protein: protein MEPALFNPQTGRLDAARIAREFNVPVAIIAEAIGRKAPGVRKSPDASSLQGELRRLYRIWVALVDLYAGDKTNARIFLNAPNRSLENHAPIEFIENGDLAPLELFVEAMSTRQPV, encoded by the coding sequence ATGGAACCAGCTCTGTTCAACCCCCAAACGGGTCGCTTGGACGCGGCCCGGATCGCGCGTGAATTCAATGTTCCGGTTGCGATCATTGCAGAGGCCATTGGCCGGAAGGCGCCTGGCGTCCGCAAGTCTCCCGACGCCAGCAGCTTGCAGGGGGAACTCCGCCGTCTATATCGAATCTGGGTTGCGCTCGTTGACCTCTATGCCGGCGACAAAACCAACGCCCGTATCTTTCTCAACGCCCCCAATCGGAGCCTTGAGAACCATGCACCCATCGAGTTCATCGAGAATGGTGACCTTGCCCCACTGGAGCTTTTCGTCGAAGCCATGAGCACGCGGCAGCCGGTCTAA
- a CDS encoding caspase family protein gives MGTTYAVLIGIETYQKQGISSVQFAQADAAAMKDVLVQHFGVPAENISLWLDSDATRSSFENDLTYTIRHQLSPGDRFIFFYAGHGFYANGSNRLTTWDTHPSNLAGTTVSLEEVLLKPLKEQQGIKSLVFIDACAADLKTSVEQARDMVSDLTPMEFEALVQSTDHAAAFFACSPNEKAYPSDALMHGIWTYHLMQALQGDAEGALDRDRWITGDSLKNYLALAVPAYIRENTKIQAAQRPYAILSSNGPFSIRQVPPSDSAKPASLAATEAKLLTEQPPTQTSGARPQIMLSAIEGHSNQWSGDVFTLHHLGGDAALKLQIAPIRFEGFNQVSLHFEAVPFIGPTKPDAKVHFHVVTNDDGVPRHVNKPSFVMMSFVKDAQHLNKPEVSYPVAVRFQWGAKTEEEHFLITWNNNRRRMTTAPSNNLTPQKKANHNIVFLNAEVVKLRYSGPGYSDRTDGKHSFSEVEGVSTGDIVGLIARFRNEAVYGGDVASVHGVRAHLKLFDRKGKEIGTGFSGAQWLGHPDDTFDLIPNGRGGSVIVCRGGKTTKPLVMWKAQDAAGRLRDRDLELNDGYPSKAEITLMDSNHRPLLQPVVLDITESAGEFSVSARQ, from the coding sequence GTGGGCACGACATACGCCGTCTTGATCGGAATCGAAACTTATCAGAAGCAAGGCATCAGCTCGGTCCAGTTTGCCCAAGCGGATGCGGCTGCGATGAAGGATGTTCTCGTTCAACACTTTGGAGTGCCCGCCGAGAACATCTCCCTTTGGCTCGATTCCGACGCTACGAGGTCTTCGTTTGAAAATGATCTTACCTACACGATCCGCCACCAACTGTCTCCCGGCGATCGATTCATTTTCTTCTACGCCGGTCACGGCTTCTACGCGAACGGAAGCAATCGTCTGACCACCTGGGACACCCACCCCAGCAATTTGGCTGGAACGACTGTCTCTCTGGAAGAAGTCCTCCTGAAGCCACTCAAGGAGCAGCAAGGCATCAAAAGCCTCGTTTTCATCGACGCGTGCGCAGCCGATCTCAAAACCAGTGTTGAACAGGCGAGAGACATGGTCAGCGATCTTACGCCCATGGAGTTCGAAGCTCTGGTGCAATCCACCGACCATGCTGCCGCGTTCTTCGCCTGCTCTCCCAATGAGAAGGCCTATCCCAGCGATGCCCTCATGCACGGTATCTGGACGTACCACCTGATGCAGGCGCTTCAGGGAGATGCTGAAGGCGCCTTGGATCGAGACAGGTGGATCACGGGTGATTCGTTGAAGAATTATCTTGCGCTCGCAGTTCCTGCTTATATCCGTGAGAACACGAAGATTCAAGCGGCGCAGAGGCCGTACGCCATCCTAAGTTCCAATGGCCCTTTCAGCATTCGCCAAGTTCCGCCATCCGACAGCGCGAAGCCCGCATCTCTTGCGGCCACCGAAGCCAAGCTCCTGACGGAGCAGCCGCCAACGCAGACCAGTGGAGCCCGGCCTCAGATCATGCTGTCGGCAATCGAGGGCCACTCCAACCAATGGAGCGGAGATGTCTTTACGTTGCACCATCTGGGCGGTGATGCCGCCCTAAAACTACAAATCGCCCCGATCCGCTTCGAAGGATTCAACCAGGTATCTTTGCATTTCGAGGCCGTTCCATTCATCGGGCCAACGAAACCGGACGCAAAGGTTCACTTTCACGTTGTGACGAACGACGACGGGGTACCGAGGCACGTCAACAAACCTTCATTCGTGATGATGTCGTTTGTGAAAGACGCGCAACACCTGAACAAGCCGGAGGTCTCCTACCCGGTTGCGGTCCGCTTCCAATGGGGAGCGAAGACGGAAGAGGAACACTTCCTGATCACCTGGAATAACAACCGGCGCAGGATGACGACCGCGCCGTCGAACAATTTGACTCCGCAGAAGAAAGCGAATCACAACATCGTCTTCTTGAATGCGGAGGTCGTAAAGCTCAGGTATTCCGGCCCCGGATACAGTGACCGGACGGACGGGAAGCACTCCTTCAGTGAGGTGGAAGGCGTGAGTACGGGTGACATTGTTGGTCTGATCGCTCGCTTCAGGAATGAAGCCGTCTACGGTGGGGATGTAGCGTCTGTACATGGCGTGCGAGCCCATCTAAAGCTCTTCGACCGCAAGGGCAAAGAGATTGGCACCGGCTTTTCTGGTGCCCAGTGGCTTGGTCATCCAGACGACACGTTCGATCTCATCCCGAACGGCCGCGGTGGGTCGGTAATTGTGTGTCGGGGAGGCAAGACAACGAAGCCTCTCGTAATGTGGAAGGCACAAGACGCTGCCGGAAGGTTGCGCGACCGGGATCTGGAGCTGAACGATGGCTATCCCAGCAAGGCCGAGATCACGCTGATGGATTCCAATCACAGGCCTTTGCTGCAACCGGTAGTACTAGACATAACGGAGTCGGCAGGCGAATTTTCGGTGAGCGCTAGGCAGTAG
- a CDS encoding S8 family peptidase yields the protein MDLDRRKRPGFGSRPDRDHQEQAKKISKAVDEALVSHAALRSTIVDPALIVRVRTATVLPEEEWERAGLVVLGHDDNDSVVLFSSDAELTEFRARLAAYEQGTPVGKKNPQYASLMAAIEDFGPLTPEDRIGSAMKADGFATPDSFALDTFFRLDVELWETGTQLERAAQVEQLLTEIRQHGGDVTDRYIGLSFTALRVSGTGATFRWLLTLPTVRMIDTPPEIDEDVEQLLNTTVFELGAIATPAADAPGIAILDSGINEAHPILAALVVEKMSFPATLGNNDQRGHGTKVSGVAAYGDLRDCIERKAFSPRIHLFSGKVVNDQGNFDDEKLVPSQMDAAIRYFHSRGCRIFNLSLGDRNAIYAGGKVGLWTSVLDELARELDILIVVATGNYRHVPPPGQAEEHLNAYPGYLLEPQSRLLEPAVGANVLTVGAIAHAAVVPNHGPGMVSVRPIAQVGEPAPFTRSGPGIHDAIKPELCDDGGNVLFDGVVQGLSRYSESEVFTTHPRYLERLFTTAKGTSYAAPLVAHKAAIVLQVFPGASANLLRALLANSARPPEPAVDRLQRLGGASVRNLCGYGIANATVASTSDTNRAVLYADDSIALDRFYVYEVPIPREFSETKGSRSIHVTLAFDPPTRHTRADYLGVQMSFRLVRGKSLEEVIDFYKKRDKEVDGELPELEGRYDCSFDPKSRLRECGTLQSAIFTMRQNPAAEYGETYYLVVRCERKWIADDFLQQRFAVVVELSHQVDVQLYERIRQRIQVRVPA from the coding sequence GTGGACCTGGATCGCCGTAAGCGCCCCGGATTCGGTTCACGGCCCGACCGCGACCATCAGGAACAAGCCAAGAAGATATCGAAGGCTGTCGATGAGGCCCTCGTCTCTCATGCGGCGTTGCGTTCGACGATTGTAGACCCCGCACTGATTGTGCGCGTCCGCACTGCAACCGTCCTGCCGGAAGAAGAGTGGGAACGTGCGGGATTGGTCGTGCTGGGCCATGATGACAACGATTCCGTCGTGCTCTTCTCCAGCGACGCCGAGTTGACAGAGTTTCGGGCAAGGCTTGCCGCCTATGAACAGGGCACACCCGTAGGGAAAAAGAACCCGCAGTATGCCTCCCTTATGGCCGCCATCGAGGACTTCGGTCCTCTGACCCCGGAGGACCGAATCGGGAGCGCGATGAAGGCCGACGGATTTGCAACCCCGGATTCGTTCGCGCTCGATACGTTCTTCCGCCTCGATGTCGAACTCTGGGAAACGGGGACGCAGCTCGAACGCGCGGCTCAGGTAGAGCAACTTCTAACGGAAATTCGACAACACGGCGGGGATGTTACGGATCGCTATATCGGCCTCTCCTTTACCGCGCTTCGCGTCTCCGGCACAGGCGCGACGTTCCGTTGGCTGCTTACCCTGCCTACCGTACGCATGATCGACACTCCTCCTGAGATCGACGAGGATGTGGAACAGCTACTAAATACGACCGTATTTGAACTCGGGGCCATTGCTACTCCCGCCGCCGATGCACCGGGAATCGCCATTCTCGATTCAGGCATCAACGAAGCTCATCCTATCCTCGCGGCGCTCGTCGTCGAAAAGATGAGTTTCCCTGCGACGTTGGGGAACAACGATCAACGCGGGCATGGCACCAAGGTAAGCGGCGTTGCGGCCTACGGGGATCTGCGAGATTGCATTGAGCGCAAAGCCTTCTCTCCCCGTATCCATCTCTTTAGCGGCAAGGTGGTCAACGACCAGGGCAACTTCGACGACGAGAAGCTCGTGCCCTCTCAGATGGACGCTGCGATCCGATACTTCCACTCGCGCGGATGCCGAATCTTCAATCTCTCGCTGGGCGACCGCAACGCCATCTATGCGGGCGGCAAGGTCGGCTTGTGGACAAGCGTTCTAGATGAGCTGGCGCGGGAACTCGACATCTTGATCGTTGTAGCGACAGGGAATTACCGCCATGTACCGCCTCCTGGTCAGGCCGAAGAGCATCTGAATGCTTATCCCGGCTACCTGCTTGAGCCGCAAAGCCGGTTGCTGGAACCAGCAGTCGGAGCCAATGTACTCACCGTGGGCGCCATTGCCCATGCTGCCGTCGTTCCGAACCACGGCCCGGGCATGGTGAGCGTCCGGCCTATTGCCCAGGTCGGAGAACCCGCCCCGTTCACTCGTTCCGGGCCGGGCATCCACGACGCCATCAAACCCGAATTATGCGACGACGGCGGCAATGTCCTTTTCGACGGGGTTGTGCAAGGTCTAAGCCGCTACTCCGAGAGCGAAGTCTTTACGACCCATCCACGTTACCTGGAGAGGCTCTTCACTACCGCCAAAGGCACCTCGTATGCCGCGCCGCTTGTCGCGCATAAGGCAGCCATCGTCTTACAGGTCTTCCCAGGGGCGAGTGCAAACCTACTTCGCGCCCTGTTGGCTAACTCTGCTCGACCGCCCGAACCTGCGGTTGATCGACTCCAACGACTCGGCGGCGCTTCGGTTCGGAACCTCTGCGGCTATGGCATCGCAAACGCCACGGTCGCTTCTACGTCGGACACAAATCGAGCGGTGCTCTACGCTGACGACTCTATCGCTCTGGATCGGTTTTACGTCTACGAAGTTCCGATTCCGCGCGAATTCTCCGAGACCAAGGGATCGCGTTCGATCCACGTAACTCTGGCATTCGATCCACCCACCCGCCACACTCGCGCCGACTACCTTGGAGTTCAGATGTCCTTCCGGCTGGTTCGCGGCAAGAGTCTTGAAGAGGTAATCGACTTTTACAAGAAACGCGATAAAGAGGTGGATGGAGAGCTGCCGGAACTGGAGGGCCGTTATGATTGTTCCTTCGACCCGAAGTCGCGTCTCCGCGAATGCGGAACGCTACAGAGTGCAATCTTCACCATGCGGCAGAACCCAGCCGCCGAGTATGGAGAGACCTACTACCTCGTTGTCCGTTGCGAACGAAAGTGGATCGCCGACGACTTCCTCCAGCAACGGTTCGCCGTGGTCGTCGAACTTAGCCATCAGGTCGATGTTCAACTATATGAGCGAATCCGTCAGCGAATCCAAGTACGTGTGCCCGCCTAA
- a CDS encoding DUF6908 domain-containing protein, whose protein sequence is MQTILRILKQAGGWHHGLYLKIENLPYMALVIEATDESGPCGLPSISVAHYGEQNGDLMRDPEMCFELGMADGPHLNAFYYRNDYVGVEQWSRTIHSGNYIYFVSLHQQHERFAKVWDNNLRLQGFAEAFEQQQQTPRA, encoded by the coding sequence ATGCAGACCATCCTTCGCATTCTCAAACAGGCCGGAGGGTGGCACCACGGCCTGTACCTCAAGATCGAGAACCTGCCTTATATGGCTTTGGTCATTGAGGCGACCGACGAATCAGGCCCGTGCGGTTTGCCCTCTATCTCTGTCGCGCACTACGGCGAACAGAACGGCGACCTGATGCGCGACCCGGAGATGTGTTTCGAGCTTGGCATGGCGGACGGACCACACCTGAATGCCTTCTATTACCGAAATGACTATGTAGGCGTAGAGCAGTGGAGCCGCACCATTCACAGCGGCAACTACATTTACTTCGTCAGCTTGCACCAGCAGCACGAGCGATTCGCCAAGGTGTGGGACAACAACCTGCGATTGCAGGGCTTCGCCGAAGCCTTCGAGCAACAACAGCAGACCCCACGCGCCTAG
- a CDS encoding toll/interleukin-1 receptor domain-containing protein: MQESSTSAAEADPKRQLATLKFQKATAKLYEDLIRATHDASEKQKNEGIHSAASYARKTADALIARFQTIEELFEATYLSVFQPQFMSDRDYAWLREQGASVVDEQLKRVQGMVENLCSSFVGSSAQQHSKYLDAASGEAALMKARIESSITIHLLEQQQTVLPKPSRSEEHWDVFICHASEDKPYVETLFQKLTEAGIRVWLDRTAIDWGNDLRTTIDHGLKNCIYGIVVFSKAFLAKKKWTEYELSSLFALEEPGRTRILPIWHGITEAEMREYSPGFSLRLAKGTTRDSYQGIVESLKQLLNKTSTEGAEAPSATTQYPKREHIGPAAADAHYEMVGKAEPLVKFIVRTIIDGSGDYGLETWVGTPLELSATFRGTREEVALKFVIADKDMQLKGYSRRGHFVGDRAFSLS, translated from the coding sequence ATGCAGGAGTCATCGACCTCAGCCGCCGAAGCTGATCCCAAGCGACAACTCGCCACCCTGAAGTTCCAGAAGGCGACTGCGAAACTGTATGAGGATTTGATTCGAGCGACTCACGACGCAAGCGAAAAGCAGAAGAACGAAGGCATTCATAGCGCCGCATCCTATGCGCGCAAGACTGCTGATGCTCTGATCGCTAGGTTTCAAACGATTGAGGAACTCTTCGAAGCGACGTATCTGTCCGTTTTCCAGCCGCAATTTATGTCCGACAGGGACTACGCATGGTTACGCGAACAGGGCGCATCTGTCGTAGATGAGCAACTAAAGCGAGTGCAAGGCATGGTCGAAAACCTATGCTCCAGCTTCGTCGGGAGCTCTGCACAGCAACATTCCAAGTACCTTGATGCCGCTAGCGGCGAGGCCGCTTTGATGAAAGCCCGGATCGAAAGCAGCATTACGATTCATTTGCTCGAACAACAGCAAACGGTGCTCCCCAAACCATCTCGCTCCGAGGAGCACTGGGACGTTTTCATCTGCCATGCCTCAGAAGACAAACCTTACGTCGAGACTCTTTTCCAAAAACTCACAGAAGCGGGAATTCGGGTGTGGCTTGATCGAACAGCTATCGACTGGGGTAATGATCTTCGCACTACTATCGACCACGGACTCAAAAACTGCATCTACGGCATCGTCGTCTTCTCCAAAGCCTTCCTTGCGAAGAAGAAGTGGACGGAATACGAACTCAGCAGCCTCTTTGCTCTCGAAGAGCCCGGGCGCACGCGCATCCTGCCGATCTGGCACGGCATTACCGAAGCCGAAATGCGGGAGTACAGCCCGGGCTTCTCGCTACGATTGGCGAAAGGAACAACGCGAGACAGCTATCAGGGAATCGTCGAAAGCTTGAAACAGCTCCTCAACAAAACTTCAACCGAAGGCGCTGAGGCACCATCGGCAACAACGCAATACCCGAAGCGCGAGCATATTGGGCCGGCGGCTGCGGATGCACACTACGAGATGGTTGGTAAAGCAGAACCTCTGGTGAAGTTCATTGTTCGAACGATCATTGACGGCAGTGGCGATTATGGGCTCGAAACTTGGGTAGGGACACCGTTGGAACTGAGCGCGACGTTTCGTGGAACCCGAGAAGAGGTTGCGCTGAAGTTTGTGATCGCCGATAAGGATATGCAACTGAAGGGCTACAGCCGAAGGGGTCACTTCGTGGGCGACAGGGCCTTCAGCCTTTCCTGA
- a CDS encoding ArdC family protein, with product MNTTSSVTPIKETPKQPQQRQTAKDIIAANVKSLIEQLEAGHSDALTAYIDAMSRFHNYSFGNILEIARQRPNATRVAGLYAWNQLGRKVKKGEKGIRILAPIVGIKRKKDEEANKDITKQNTRVLVGFRNAYVFDVEQTEGAELPTMREMSGSVGDNRDRLVSFIEAQGIELAFTEKIAPALGMSYGGKIAILPGQSEAEEFSTLVHELAHEMLHKAERRTTTTKVVRETEAEAIAFVIGKAVGLETGTASADYINLYHGNASLLIESLEVIQQTSGVILAALQPPTAAEAEMPDAELAKVA from the coding sequence ATGAACACCACCAGCAGCGTTACCCCCATCAAGGAAACCCCCAAACAGCCGCAGCAACGGCAGACCGCCAAAGACATCATCGCCGCCAACGTCAAGAGCCTTATCGAGCAGCTTGAGGCTGGACACTCCGACGCGCTCACCGCCTACATCGACGCGATGAGCCGATTCCATAACTACAGCTTCGGAAACATTCTGGAGATTGCGCGGCAGCGCCCGAATGCGACCCGCGTCGCAGGGCTGTACGCATGGAACCAGCTTGGACGCAAGGTGAAGAAAGGCGAGAAAGGGATTCGGATACTCGCGCCAATCGTCGGCATCAAGCGTAAGAAAGACGAGGAAGCCAACAAGGACATCACCAAGCAGAATACCCGCGTCTTGGTTGGCTTTCGTAATGCCTACGTTTTCGACGTGGAGCAGACCGAAGGCGCAGAGCTTCCGACCATGCGAGAGATGAGCGGTAGTGTCGGCGACAACCGCGACCGTCTTGTTTCCTTCATTGAAGCCCAGGGCATCGAGCTTGCTTTTACCGAGAAGATCGCCCCCGCTCTTGGCATGAGCTACGGCGGGAAGATTGCCATTCTTCCCGGCCAGTCCGAGGCCGAGGAGTTTTCAACGCTTGTCCATGAACTCGCGCACGAGATGTTGCACAAAGCAGAGCGCAGGACGACCACCACGAAGGTTGTGCGGGAGACGGAGGCCGAGGCCATCGCGTTTGTGATCGGTAAGGCCGTCGGACTCGAAACCGGAACGGCAAGCGCGGACTACATCAACCTCTATCATGGCAACGCCTCACTCTTGATCGAGAGCTTGGAAGTCATCCAGCAGACCTCCGGTGTCATCCTTGCCGCGTTGCAGCCGCCCACCGCAGCAGAGGCAGAGATGCCCGATGCAGAACTGGCGAAGGTGGCCTAA
- a CDS encoding AAA family ATPase, with product MPRGELLKKLFHSYSQGDSQSFHEVAGEIIRDEESKNNRVLANALRRNLGSGQRPLALPDKNNFTSRKLAVVPIERDKQLPLVDTIQPERRASDLILNRNNQRLLLSLLAEFRQRDVLGAHGLRGRSRLLFCGPPGCGKTLCAEVFAHEVKLPLLVASMDTLVSSLLGETASNLRKIFDFAAAQPVVLLLDEFDAIARLRDDETLNGELRRVVNSLLMLIEQFRGQGFVIAATNHERQLDPAIWRRFDEVVFFEKPAKAEILRLVSLKFRNFKTDFEPASVADFLAGFSHAEIERVCLNAIRQAVLNQRNIVSKRRFLESVALEKRRRDIAGRLPQ from the coding sequence ATGCCGCGTGGCGAGTTGTTAAAAAAGTTGTTTCATAGCTACTCGCAAGGCGACTCGCAGTCATTCCATGAAGTTGCGGGGGAGATCATCCGCGATGAGGAATCCAAAAATAACCGCGTACTCGCCAATGCCTTGCGTAGAAATCTAGGCAGTGGGCAACGACCGCTCGCGCTACCCGACAAGAACAATTTCACGTCCCGCAAGCTGGCCGTCGTTCCCATCGAGCGCGACAAGCAGTTGCCGCTCGTAGACACGATCCAGCCCGAACGCCGTGCCTCCGATCTCATTCTGAACCGAAATAATCAACGACTCTTGCTGTCGCTGTTGGCCGAGTTCCGGCAAAGGGACGTTCTTGGCGCGCATGGCCTGCGCGGACGGTCCCGTTTGCTCTTCTGTGGACCTCCAGGATGCGGCAAGACCCTCTGCGCCGAGGTCTTCGCCCACGAAGTCAAGTTGCCGCTATTAGTCGCAAGCATGGACACTCTGGTCTCCTCGCTTCTCGGGGAGACCGCCTCGAATCTACGGAAGATCTTCGACTTCGCAGCCGCACAGCCCGTGGTGCTGCTTCTCGATGAGTTCGATGCGATCGCTCGATTGCGAGACGATGAGACCCTGAATGGAGAGCTGCGTCGCGTCGTCAATAGCCTGCTCATGCTGATCGAACAGTTCCGGGGACAAGGCTTTGTCATTGCCGCCACCAACCACGAACGCCAGTTGGACCCTGCCATCTGGCGCAGGTTCGATGAAGTCGTGTTCTTCGAGAAGCCCGCAAAGGCGGAGATTCTTCGCTTGGTGAGTCTGAAGTTCCGCAACTTCAAGACCGATTTCGAGCCTGCTTCGGTGGCCGATTTTCTTGCCGGCTTCTCCCATGCCGAGATTGAGCGCGTCTGTCTCAATGCAATCCGCCAGGCGGTACTCAATCAGCGCAACATCGTAAGCAAGCGCCGTTTTCTTGAAAGTGTTGCGCTGGAAAAGCGCAGAAGGGATATCGCCGGACGTCTCCCCCAATAG
- a CDS encoding ParB/RepB/Spo0J family partition protein — MQDSSAFQFLAVDTIHESTTNPRRTFDEAKLYELADSIKHNGLIQPITVRPNNQGFEIVAGARRYRAAQIAELFSVPARIVEIDDTKALEWQLVENSQRVDVHPYEEAQGFQRLLDIPGYDVAALVEKSGKSASHVYARLSLLQLIPTVAEAFTQERISASHANLIARLPQESQAEAFEQCWRKDWQDKEPHLLPAKHVAGWIQANLYLSLADAPFDREDPNLNPAAGACVTCPRRSGYNTSLFCDVQGDQCLDSACYHGKVEVFLDREIAAHPGLVQIENGWRNPKEQRPGAIQRGHVRELETVIDNPDAEPVMPCEAAKPAIVVYGKQLGRKLTVCTDKHCPVHDPQAAAEAAAHPVPTMAPAPEIETEEEAAEREAEHEQRMTEYKAEQERKDEERKAEFDRQQKEYEVEQARRDKQRKARVATFERIIEQAPASFNPAQMRVFLRLLIHLDYSFLEEVASHFANGDENAQQSDDEIVLAALDGTADEKLTGLALRLVLSDHVAITHESQPDVLADAEQVFAPKKPKVVKTKAEGSNKPKATAPKATARKEATRKKAA, encoded by the coding sequence ATGCAGGATTCTTCAGCCTTCCAATTTCTCGCCGTTGATACCATTCACGAGTCCACCACCAACCCCCGCCGCACCTTCGATGAAGCCAAGCTGTACGAGCTTGCCGACTCCATCAAGCACAATGGCTTGATTCAGCCCATCACGGTAAGGCCGAATAACCAAGGCTTCGAGATTGTCGCGGGAGCCAGACGCTACCGCGCCGCCCAGATTGCCGAGTTGTTTTCCGTTCCCGCCCGTATCGTCGAGATCGACGACACCAAGGCGCTCGAATGGCAGCTAGTCGAGAACAGCCAGCGCGTGGACGTGCATCCCTATGAAGAGGCTCAAGGCTTCCAACGACTGCTCGACATCCCCGGCTACGACGTTGCCGCTTTGGTCGAGAAGTCAGGCAAGAGCGCAAGCCACGTCTACGCCCGTCTGTCTCTTCTCCAACTCATCCCAACTGTGGCCGAGGCGTTCACTCAAGAGCGCATCAGCGCCAGCCACGCCAACCTTATCGCCCGTCTCCCGCAGGAGAGCCAGGCGGAAGCCTTCGAGCAGTGCTGGCGCAAGGACTGGCAGGACAAGGAACCGCACCTGCTACCCGCCAAGCACGTTGCGGGGTGGATACAGGCCAACCTCTACCTGTCTCTCGCGGATGCGCCATTCGACCGGGAAGACCCCAACCTGAACCCCGCCGCCGGAGCTTGCGTCACTTGCCCCCGCCGCAGCGGATACAACACGTCTCTCTTCTGCGACGTACAGGGTGACCAGTGCCTCGACTCCGCTTGCTACCACGGCAAGGTTGAGGTATTCCTTGACCGGGAGATTGCCGCACATCCCGGACTCGTTCAGATCGAGAACGGCTGGCGCAATCCCAAGGAACAGCGACCCGGAGCCATCCAGCGCGGCCACGTTCGGGAGCTTGAAACCGTGATCGACAACCCGGACGCGGAACCAGTGATGCCGTGCGAAGCCGCCAAACCTGCCATCGTCGTTTACGGCAAGCAGCTTGGCCGCAAATTGACTGTTTGCACGGACAAACATTGCCCCGTGCATGACCCACAGGCAGCCGCCGAAGCCGCCGCCCATCCCGTCCCGACCATGGCACCCGCGCCGGAGATCGAGACGGAAGAGGAGGCAGCAGAACGCGAAGCCGAGCACGAACAGCGCATGACGGAGTACAAGGCCGAGCAGGAGCGCAAGGACGAGGAGCGGAAGGCCGAATTCGACCGACAGCAGAAGGAGTACGAGGTCGAGCAAGCCCGTCGCGACAAACAGCGCAAGGCGAGAGTCGCCACGTTTGAGCGCATCATCGAACAGGCTCCCGCATCTTTCAACCCAGCACAGATGCGCGTCTTCCTTCGTTTGCTCATCCACCTGGACTACAGCTTCCTTGAGGAGGTGGCGTCTCACTTCGCAAATGGCGATGAGAACGCGCAACAGTCGGACGATGAGATTGTGCTGGCTGCATTGGACGGCACCGCAGACGAGAAGCTAACCGGCCTCGCCTTGCGCCTCGTCCTCTCTGACCACGTCGCCATCACTCACGAGAGCCAGCCGGACGTGCTTGCTGACGCCGAGCAGGTTTTCGCGCCGAAAAAGCCCAAGGTCGTCAAAACCAAGGCTGAGGGTTCGAACAAGCCGAAGGCGACAGCTCCGAAAGCTACGGCAAGGAAAGAGGCGACAAGAAAGAAAGCAGCCTAA